A window of the Halopseudomonas phragmitis genome harbors these coding sequences:
- the efpL gene encoding elongation factor P-like protein EfpL, translated as MPKASELKKGQIVQVNGQPHIVSQIDVKSPSSRSGTTLYKVRFNHVQTKQKVDQSLTGDDFLTPVDFQKRPVAFLYQDADGYTFMDNEDFAQFTLSAEQLEEQLPYLYESIEGLYGLLVEGNLVGVELPAVVEMPIEDTPPAIKGSSASARTKTARFATGLEIQIPEYLETGEVVRINTESGKFMSRA; from the coding sequence ATGCCCAAAGCTTCCGAATTGAAAAAAGGCCAGATCGTGCAGGTCAACGGCCAGCCGCACATCGTCTCGCAGATCGACGTCAAAAGCCCGTCCTCGCGCAGCGGCACCACCCTGTACAAGGTGCGCTTCAACCATGTGCAGACCAAGCAGAAAGTCGACCAGAGCCTGACCGGCGATGACTTTCTGACCCCGGTGGACTTTCAGAAGCGCCCGGTTGCTTTCCTCTATCAGGATGCCGACGGCTACACCTTCATGGATAACGAAGACTTCGCCCAGTTCACCCTGAGTGCCGAACAACTCGAAGAGCAGTTGCCCTATCTGTACGAGAGTATCGAAGGTTTGTATGGCCTGCTGGTTGAAGGCAACCTGGTTGGCGTGGAGCTGCCAGCCGTGGTGGAAATGCCGATTGAAGACACCCCGCCGGCGATCAAGGGCTCTTCGGCCAGCGCCCGGACCAAGACTGCACGCTTTGCCACCGGCCTGGAAATCCAGATCCCCGAGTATCTGGAAACCGGTGAAGTGGTGCGCATCAACACCGAATCCGGCAAGTTCATGTCCCGCGCCTGA
- a CDS encoding alpha/beta hydrolase: MTSPHIIEPTSPADACVIWLHGLGADRFDFVPVVQMLGLPAGHGIRFIFPQAPTRPVTINGGFPMPSWYDILGMAPARAINHEQMQQSADSVEALIQQQLAEGIAAERIILAGFSQGGAVVLHNAAQQRRALGGVMALSTYGPTLDSLLGTPGAPALDIFFGHGRHDDIVLPAMGRDACERMQAAGHRVEWHDYPMTHEVCPQEIADIRHWLGSRLGL, translated from the coding sequence ATGACCAGCCCCCACATCATCGAGCCTACCAGCCCTGCCGACGCCTGCGTGATCTGGCTGCATGGCCTTGGCGCCGACCGCTTCGACTTCGTCCCGGTAGTCCAGATGCTCGGCCTGCCGGCCGGGCATGGCATTCGCTTCATCTTTCCCCAGGCGCCGACTCGGCCGGTCACCATCAATGGCGGCTTCCCGATGCCAAGCTGGTACGACATTCTCGGCATGGCGCCAGCCCGCGCCATCAATCATGAGCAGATGCAGCAGTCGGCTGACAGCGTAGAAGCTCTGATCCAGCAACAACTGGCAGAGGGCATTGCTGCCGAGCGCATCATCCTGGCCGGTTTCTCTCAGGGCGGCGCGGTTGTGCTGCACAACGCTGCTCAGCAACGCCGGGCACTGGGCGGGGTCATGGCGCTGTCGACCTACGGCCCGACCCTGGACAGTCTGCTGGGCACCCCCGGCGCACCAGCCCTGGACATCTTCTTCGGTCACGGCCGCCACGACGACATCGTTCTGCCGGCCATGGGGCGTGATGCCTGTGAGCGCATGCAGGCTGCTGGTCACCGTGTGGAGTGGCATGACTACCCGATGACCCACGAAGTCTGCCCGCAGGAAATTGCCGACATCCGCCACTGGCTGGGCAGCCGGCTCGGTCTCTGA